TATAGACGACATGAACATGAGGTGCTATTTGTACAACATATTTTACTGATTTCAACAGCTTTGGAGACCATGAGAGTTTACGGTTCACCTTTATTGAATTCTGAGGAAAAGCTTGAAGCGGTAGAAGAATTAATGGCATTTCCAAGAAGCTCTTCAACATGCGAAGTTTATTTTGAATGATACTTGTTTGGCTAGCTGCAAATTGTAACAAGATGATTTTTTTGTACTTGGTTTCCCTTATATTGCAACAACTGGTTTTGGCTTCTATTGATTTGTCATACTCTGCAAAATAAAGAAAGTCTTGATcactaaaattatatattatccGAGTTGGATGCTTTTGTTCAGGGAGAAATAACTCCATGGGTTTATGCTTTTTTAGGTATGCAGCCAGACTTGCATCATAAGTGAGTTATCTATAGACGTTGAGTTCAATCTCTCTTAACTGGGTGAAGAGTTTGCGATACAATATTTATCACGGAATCAAGTTTAGAATGAATTAACATTTACAAGTTAGTTTCTATGCTGATAGTGATTACAGTGGGTGTTTGTCAGGAGTTGGTTATAGCTTATTATGGTCTTCGCTTGTAATTTTGTGCACATTCTCATTAAAATAGGTtagtaaaatatttaaaggCTTACAGGGTAGAAAAGCGGCTAAGAAATCCGAAGACATACCTTGCAAACCTTGCAATAATTTATCAAGAGTTGTCTTCAACTGGTTAGATATGTACATCACAAATTATATCATAACTTTAACCCTTCTTTAATGAACACAATCATCCTTCGAAGGCCCCTTCAATTTGAAGAGCCAAAGTCAATAAAGAATAGACACCAGCTTATGGAAATATCCAGCTAGCCTCAGCTGCTCATCCAGTTCAACTAGCAACAAGTGAATCTGACCATAAGAATGGTGATATTTATCAGAAGCATCAAAATCATGAATTTCCTTGTTGATTTCAATCCAGCTAGACCCCGAACATCTCTTCTCAACTCCCAAACCCTTCATCTCACTCCGGATTTTCGTGACGTCACTCCACCGATTCCCTTCACCATACATATTAACTAGTGACTATAATGGCCACTGTTACTTGGTTCCAAAACCATCAGATTCTGAACCGCAACATGCTCATTTTCCATGTTTTTATGAACCTTTGCTCAATAAATCAACCATGCATCCATGATGTTCAACTTGAGGCCTAATACAGTAATCCTCAATCATACTCATAAACAAACGACGGGCCTCTTGTATAAACCCTGCATGAGTAACCCATTCGGCCTTGTTCCTTTCCTCTCCATTTCCTTAAACATGCTTAACGCCTCTTTCGCATAGCCTATGCAAGTCCATCAATATTGCCCATTCGGCCGCAAtattgctgatgcggtagcCTATGCAACCGCATCGCACCGCAATTGtggtgtgatcttaattcacgtgtacgaCCGCATCAGAAGCCGCATCAGACGTTTTCGGCgatgttcgttcaaattttctgaccaaaaaataaaattcatgaactttaaatcctaatttgtgtcaaatctaaTGTAAAATACTACTTTTAATGATCTCTCACACGTGTATTTTAAGAACATTCACATTagtgtttatggaataaactaagactatgcAATGATGCATAAATAGTGTAGATACATAAAAGTTTCATtatatatagcttgtgaaatttaaaaatgatttcaAGCCGCCTCCAGCCGCATTGCGCGCTACAGCATCCGCATTGCGCGCTGCAGCATCCACACTGAACGCATTCGCAACAACCGCAACCGTTACCGCAttcgcaaccgcaatttaaaaccttgcatTCACCATCAAATAAAAATGTACGTATAAATGAGTACAAGCTGAAATCACAGATGTTATAGTAACTTCATCAGGAAATACCATTCACCCTTTCACCATTTCATAAAAAATCTTAACCACTTCATCATATCTCTTGTTCTTCGAATAACAACTCATCAAAGTTGTCCACGAAATTATATCCTTTGAAGGAATTTGTTAAACAAATACTCAACACGTTCAACATTCCCCAATTTTGCATACCCATCAATCACTGCGTTCCACGTGGCAGTGTTTTTTCTGTCAGGCATTTCATCGAACAGTTTCGCCGCAGATTCCATGTCATTATTCCTCACATGAGCAAAAATCGTCGTCGTCCAAGCATAAATTGATTCTTGTGATTTTAGATTGGAACATTGTTTTATGTTAAGGATTGTGTCTTTGAGACGAGTGTGTATGTTATTGTTgaagtgttgttgttgttggagtGTCAGTGTGTGTTTTGGAATTGAGAATTGTTTGGCTACAAGCATTTGCATTAAACAGATGAATTGTTTGGCTACAAAAATTGTCAGTGTGTGTTTACTGTACTACTTTGGTAACATTCCGAAAAATGTATGTTGGGGGAAGGAGATTTTAGAGATGAAATAGAGCCATGCTAGAGCACTTACTCAGCAGGAGGTTCTATAGCTATGCAGCTCATTTGAGTTATGAGTGTGTGGGTGATGCGGACAGAGAGAAATCACGGGTTGTTTAGAGGCTCAGTTAGCACCGAGCACCaaatgttggacaagatcaagcttttttttttaggtggttgaaggtGAAAAATGTCACtttagctttaaactaccatagctggtggtctagtaaTTTGCCGTGTCTGAGCTTtgtatagtttttatttttggcttTTTCTACGACACTTTTGTAACTATTTTTTGGTCTTCTCTGGTACGCCTTATGCTGAGGATATCTTCTGATTTAgtttaatatatctcattttggcttgttcaaaaaaaaaaaaacaaacataatcattcttgtaattaaaatattaagttttgcactccttaaattataaataacataaaaaaataatcataaaaaaattaacttttttatgaTTTCATTACAAACATAATCCTAAGATTTCCTTTCCTTCGAAAGTCCCTTAAGAGCAAAGAGGTGATTCGTGATGTGACCTGGAAGGCTGCTAGCAAGAGGTTCTGCAAGAAATAAGGAGCGTTTAGAAGGACAAATCTGCGGTCCGTGGCTTTGGGCATCACGTTAAACAAAGGACTTGCATAAGATTAATATGGAAAacaatttattgaacttgtggtgtattcaattctctaaacattaaattctttgtatcattaaatcctatatttatatttttaggtaGATTAATATATGTGCCTTaaggcacaagttaacatgacccatatCTTTAAATAAGGTACACCGCAACTCACAACTCCGCATATTTCTTATGGGATCTGATGCGAGTTTGAACCCTATAGTCGAGCTTTTGGGCTAACAGGTCAAACGTCCGGTTACTCTGATATAGCCATTCGTTCATGTTAAATCCTTTCACGTTTTAATCTTTTGAGAGCAAAGAATCTACAATGCACCCAATCGAACTTTTAATTTGTTGGGAAAAACAAAACACTAAATGCAGCCGctcaaattaaattcaaattcaaattcaacctCTCCaatatgaaaattgaaaagtCATTTCTTCTTTCCATTATTTTTTCGGTAAAAACAAATGCAGTTGGAATAAATAAATACAGCTTATGGTAATCATCCTTTACACTAAATTACTTCTCGAGAAAGCTAATGATAATTAGTGTCATTAATTAactattgaaataaaatttctataaattCTCATATAGTCCAATTTCAAATACATACTAGAAACAAGAAAACGGCTGAAAAGTTTAGGATTAATTTCTTGGTGCTATGAAATCTTTAGAATATGTAAGTTACAGTATATAATGTATATTGCTTTACTTCTATTACATgcaaaatcagtttttttttttttccattttcttatgtattttaaatttttctttgaatttctGAATGCAGATGGGAGATATGGATGACAGGATTAGCAATTTTCCGGATGAAATCCTCGGTCACATTATCTCATTTCTCCCAACTGAAGATGCCTATGAGACTCGTATACTTTCTAAGAGATGGTATCCACTTTGGTTCTTATATCCTAGTCCCAATCTTGACTACGATTATTCGCGGTTTataaaaaatggcaaaaatggTTCTGACTTTAAATTTATGGTATATGATACCATTTTTATGCGAAGTGAGCATCAACCTATCAAAAGCTTTCGCCTTAGATATGTTGATAATGTTATATACACAGTGGTTGCCATGGAGTGGTTAACCAAAGCAGCAGAACAAGGCATGGAGTACTTAGACATTCATTTTTGTGATatgaatatctttaattgtatgcTTTCTGTTTTTAGTTTTCGAAACCTTGTTGTTATCAAGTTGAAAGAAGTTCGCGTCGTGGTGTGGTCATCTGCTGTTGACCTTCCCTCGCTTAGAATTTTACATTTGAACAAAGTCCATTTCGATGATCGAATGGATCTTTTTTATGTTCTTAATGGTTGTCCAATTCTTGAGGATTTGGAAGCGAAAAATACATCTCTATTATTTGGTTGGTTATACGATTTTGAAGAGTTTAAAGACTTTAATAATTTGGTTAGGGCAGACATTACGCAATTTTCAGATGACGAAGTTCCTCTGAAAGCCTTTCATAATGTGGAATTTCTTCGGTTGGAAAGGGTatgactttttatttaaatctttaatttattttatgattttatcatAATGTCTTATAGTTATTTTTTCCAACTGTTGCAGGTCATCTATTGTGTGAGTCctgtgttttttaatttaactcAGCTGGAGTTTGTCTTCGGAGGAAGTACTGACTGGAAATTTATATTCGAAGTAATGAAGAATTGCCCCAAGCTTCAAATTTTAGTCGTTGAAATGCCTTTAACCCGATATCGTTACCGTGTTTCCTGGTTTCCAGATAATTTGCCTGAATGCCTATCTTTGCAGTTTAAAAGCTGTACTGTTAACAATTATAGAGGGCTGAAACATGAATTGAAATTTTTACGGTATATTTTGGGAATTTCAACATCTTTGGAGAGCATGAGAATCAGCAGTTTACCTTCCTTGGAGACCTTGGAAAAGCTGGAATTAATGTTGAAAGAATTAATTGCATTGCCAAGGAGTTCTTCTACATGTAAAGtttttttgaatgatgattGTTTTGCTTGATGGCAATTATTCCTAAATGTTactttttatataatttgtaaTATTTGGTTAAGGTTGTTATTTTGTCTTCAActtttcaaattaaataaaatgatgtATTATCTGATATTGATGTTTTGATTCAGGGTGAAATAACTCCATAAGTTTACATgattaaccaaaataaaaatgctAACATATTAGTTTTTAGATGTCTTAGATTTTAATATGGTCCCAACTCTACAAAATTGGCTTGTATTGTGAGGATAGTCattactttataaacacatactCATGTTATTTCGCAattgatgtgagacttcttaacaataaTGATAATCATTCATCTTGTAAATAGCAAATGAACTCAAACATTATTTAGGCAATATCAAAACAATACCAATTGATCATTAATACAAAATAAGATCTAAGTTTCTAACATTATCCTACAAAACTCTTGCAATTGATCTTGAGGTAAACTCAAACATATATTAATCCCCCCTTCATCTTTTGTTCCTGGCAACAACATAACCAAACCAGGCTTAACTATAAGTGGAGTAGCACATTTCAATCTACCCCAAGCAAATATCTCACTCTCTAATCCCAATCTCCACCATGCCACCAAAGAGAAACTATCTTCCTTACAAGGCACGCCTCTATTCAATTCTAACCAATCTATTCCCGATTTAATATACTCGTCATTCAATCTTTCAATCCCTTCTTGCACTTTCCGTATAACAAAATCATCTTCTAGTTCCATAAGTTCCTTAACAGTTGCTCTCGCAAAGCCAGGAACTAATGCATTTCCTGCAAACCCGTTTGGAAGTTCGGGAACAACCTTTTTTCTAACATCAACTGGAAACAATATTGTTGACACTTTCTCCTCTGACATCTTTGTCGCTATGCTTCTCGCTTTCCATATTTTTGCAGCGACAACTTGAAATGTTGTGAtgttttttaatgttatgtTCTCTAAAGCTTTCTTTTTTAAGCTTGCAATTTTTTgtggtgataaatgaagtacaTGAATTTGATTCTCTACAAAGGTTTTTTTAACATTGGTGCTAGTTGTTCCACGTATTGTGAACAAATTTTCTGTGTTTGTAGATTTTGAGTATTCAAAATGTGGATGACTTATTTTTGGTGGATTTCGAGCTCTCAGTAGTGTTCTGTCTGCATTAGGTACTATGATGAAATCGTCTCCGCGTGTTAGAGATGCCAAATTTGCCTCGAATTCTCTTACTGCTATACCGTCGAGTATGCAATGATTGTAATGAGAAGCTAGTGCTAAACTTCCACATCCAAATTGTGTAAGCTGTcataaaacaacaaattatataCAACATTGAAGTATTAAAATAAGAGAGAtctaaatttttatactttttgtGACACGCCGCAAAATGAAATCTAGGAAGTAATAGAATccgaaagaaagaaaaaaaaaagcttaattACAGTTTTGGCCCCCTTATTTTGTTCTGCTTACAAGAATGGCCcccctattttattttcaatcgATTTTAGTCTCTCTCAAACAATTCTAGTCTCATGTGtcacatttttaaaatatggggACCAAAGCTGGTTGAAATTAAAATAGGGTAATCACTTTCGTgtaattaagcaaaaaaaaaacacgaaaAGAAAATAACCTGTAAGGAAGCAAGTGGAAATTCTTTAAGGTCAGTTTCTTCATCACCCTCTTCAAGCAAGAAAACAACCAATTCCTTTAACTCAGGATTAGGTGCTGAAATAATACCAAATTCACTTAACTTTCTATCCGtttttgcagcagcaacaacaataCCGGCATCATTACAATCAATTTCAAATCGATTTTTCTCTTCCAAACTCGGTACAAGCCGGCCGGCCATAAAACCATAATGCACAAGCATTTTACCAAGTGAATTATATAATTTGCTACAAATCTCAGAAAAGCACATTTGGTTGGTTGGAGGATCAAAGAAAGAGGCAGAATCTTGGTATACAACAAGGGACAAATCAATATTTGACAAGAACATTCTCTTAGAGGGTGTTGGTTGATCAGGAGCTATCACTAGTTTTTCAACTAGTTCAATTTTTCCCATTTtgaatacaatttttttctattGAAGTTGTTCTAATACAAAACAAATTAAGATTTGTTCACCCttaaatatatagaataattttttttttaaaagaagttggcagaatttaatttgtaaattTATGACTAGGCCAGTTTCTTATCTTAATTAACACTACTCTCAAGTTACATGTATGTCatatggaaaaaaaatgttacttcCTAGAGTAAATGATGTGTGAATGTAACTGCAACTATATTTTGTAACAAGCCACAAGAATTTACTAGGTTTGGGAACGGACCAATATTGTACAATATTTAACTGTAGGAATTAAtactaaaactaaaataaaaatgtattatgCAATATTAAGTTTTACATTTTCTCATAAAAGCATTCAGTTTTGGTTTATTTTAGCAAATTCTTATTTACCCATAGCTACAAATTGGGTAGAGTAATTAACCCATCTGTGTTGGCAGCAATCAAAACCATCCATTTCTcttgtatatatatgttataaaaaatatatattttacaatATTAGTAATTAAAAATAGTGTTATTAGtgttgtaccaaaaataaataaaaattgtgttaTTAGAGAAAAACTAGGAgctcccttaaaaaaaattaatttttatgggagagattattataatattttaaataagtatGCGAAAACTCATTCAAAAAATGTAATAAGTATACATgagtttatttaaaaatagtgACCAAAACTAtggatagaaaatatttgaagggTTAttgtttgatgaaattttttagaaGGATTAAAACTTATATAAACATTATGATGGTAGAGCAATTTAAATATTCaaaactaaatttcttaaaatctCA
This genomic interval from Trifolium pratense cultivar HEN17-A07 linkage group LG6, ARS_RC_1.1, whole genome shotgun sequence contains the following:
- the LOC123892009 gene encoding putative F-box/LRR-repeat protein At3g42770 codes for the protein MKSLEYMGDMDDRISNFPDEILGHIISFLPTEDAYETRILSKRWYPLWFLYPSPNLDYDYSRFIKNGKNGSDFKFMVYDTIFMRSEHQPIKSFRLRYVDNVIYTVVAMEWLTKAAEQGMEYLDIHFCDMNIFNCMLSVFSFRNLVVIKLKEVRVVVWSSAVDLPSLRILHLNKVHFDDRMDLFYVLNGCPILEDLEAKNTSLLFGWLYDFEEFKDFNNLVRADITQFSDDEVPLKAFHNVEFLRLERVIYCVSPVFFNLTQLEFVFGGSTDWKFIFEVMKNCPKLQILVVEMPLTRYRYRVSWFPDNLPECLSLQFKSCTVNNYRGLKHELKFLRYILGISTSLESMRISSLPSLETLEKLELMLKELIALPRSSSTCKVFLNDDCFA
- the LOC123892010 gene encoding omega-hydroxypalmitate O-feruloyl transferase-like: MGKIELVEKLVIAPDQPTPSKRMFLSNIDLSLVVYQDSASFFDPPTNQMCFSEICSKLYNSLGKMLVHYGFMAGRLVPSLEEKNRFEIDCNDAGIVVAAAKTDRKLSEFGIISAPNPELKELVVFLLEEGDEETDLKEFPLASLQLTQFGCGSLALASHYNHCILDGIAVREFEANLASLTRGDDFIIVPNADRTLLRARNPPKISHPHFEYSKSTNTENLFTIRGTTSTNVKKTFVENQIHVLHLSPQKIASLKKKALENITLKNITTFQVVAAKIWKARSIATKMSEEKVSTILFPVDVRKKVVPELPNGFAGNALVPGFARATVKELMELEDDFVIRKVQEGIERLNDEYIKSGIDWLELNRGVPCKEDSFSLVAWWRLGLESEIFAWGRLKCATPLIVKPGLVMLLPGTKDEGGINICLSLPQDQLQEFCRIMLET